The following coding sequences are from one Paraburkholderia caballeronis window:
- a CDS encoding DUF302 domain-containing protein: MSMQPDPSAAVVTFVSQHDFDATIERLKAALAAAGATVFADIDQRDAALRAGLDLRRTRLILFGNPKAGTPVMAQWPHAALELPLRVVVWERDDGRTAVDYRDVTRTLGAYGVAAERVAPLQAVPALLAKAVA; encoded by the coding sequence ATGAGCATGCAGCCCGACCCGTCCGCCGCCGTCGTCACGTTCGTCAGCCAGCACGACTTCGACGCCACCATCGAGCGGCTGAAGGCGGCGCTCGCGGCGGCCGGCGCGACGGTGTTCGCGGACATCGACCAGCGCGACGCGGCGCTGCGCGCCGGGCTCGACCTGCGCCGCACGCGGCTGATCCTGTTCGGCAACCCGAAGGCCGGCACGCCGGTGATGGCGCAGTGGCCGCACGCGGCGCTCGAACTGCCGCTGCGCGTCGTCGTGTGGGAGCGCGACGACGGGCGCACGGCGGTCGATTACCGCGACGTCACGCGCACGCTCGGCGCATACGGCGTCGCGGCCGAGCGGGTCGCGCCGCTGCAAGCGGTGCCGGCGCTGCTCGCGAAGGCCGTCGCGTGA
- a CDS encoding aspartate aminotransferase family protein yields the protein MTSRPVIDDLSSFWMPFTANRQFKAAPRLLESAKGMYYRTTDGREVLDGCAGLWCVNAGHARDEIVAAIAQQAAKLDFAPTFQMGHPLAFEAAAKVAELMPAGLDRIFFTNSGSESVDTALKIALAYHRARGEGQRTKLIGRERGYHGVGFGGISVGGIGTNRKAYSGQLLPAVDHLPHTHAPEHNAFSKGQPVWGAHLADELERIVALHDASTIAAVIVEPLAGSTGVLVPPQGYLQRLRELCTKHGILLIFDEVITGFGRLGKATASEYFGVTPDLLTMAKAINNAAVPMGGVAASRAVHDAVVNGGAPGAIELFHGYTYSAHPLAAAAAVATLDLYRRDGLFERANGLAPKFEAAAHSLRDAKHVKDIRNLGLVAGIELESRDGAPGARAYEAFVKCFEAGVLVRFTGDILAFSPPLIVSEEEIARIFDTVRSVLATVQ from the coding sequence ATGACTTCGCGCCCCGTCATCGACGACCTGTCGTCGTTCTGGATGCCGTTCACCGCCAACCGCCAGTTCAAGGCCGCGCCGCGCCTGCTGGAATCGGCGAAAGGCATGTACTACCGCACGACCGACGGGCGCGAGGTGCTCGACGGCTGCGCCGGCCTGTGGTGCGTGAACGCCGGCCACGCGCGCGACGAGATCGTCGCCGCGATCGCGCAGCAGGCCGCGAAGCTCGACTTCGCGCCGACCTTCCAGATGGGCCACCCGCTCGCGTTCGAGGCGGCGGCCAAGGTGGCGGAACTGATGCCGGCCGGCCTCGACCGGATCTTCTTCACGAACTCGGGCTCCGAATCGGTCGATACCGCGCTGAAGATCGCGCTCGCCTACCACCGCGCACGCGGCGAAGGCCAGCGCACGAAGCTGATCGGCCGCGAGCGCGGTTATCACGGCGTCGGGTTTGGCGGCATCTCGGTCGGCGGGATCGGCACGAACCGCAAGGCGTACTCGGGCCAGCTGCTGCCGGCCGTCGATCACCTGCCGCACACGCACGCGCCGGAACACAACGCGTTCTCGAAGGGCCAGCCCGTTTGGGGCGCGCACCTCGCGGACGAACTCGAACGGATCGTCGCGCTGCACGACGCATCGACGATCGCCGCGGTGATCGTCGAGCCGCTCGCCGGATCGACCGGCGTGCTGGTGCCGCCGCAGGGTTATCTGCAACGGCTGCGCGAGCTGTGCACGAAACACGGCATCCTGCTGATCTTCGACGAGGTGATCACCGGATTCGGCCGCCTCGGCAAGGCGACCGCAAGCGAATATTTCGGCGTGACGCCGGACCTGCTGACGATGGCGAAGGCGATCAACAACGCAGCGGTGCCGATGGGCGGCGTCGCGGCGAGCCGCGCGGTGCACGACGCGGTCGTGAACGGCGGCGCGCCGGGCGCGATCGAGCTATTCCACGGTTATACGTATTCCGCGCATCCGCTCGCGGCCGCCGCCGCTGTCGCGACGCTCGACCTGTATCGCCGCGACGGCCTGTTCGAACGCGCGAACGGCCTCGCGCCGAAGTTCGAGGCCGCCGCGCATTCGCTGCGCGACGCGAAGCACGTGAAGGACATCCGCAACCTCGGGCTGGTGGCGGGCATCGAACTGGAGTCGCGCGACGGCGCACCCGGCGCGCGCGCATACGAAGCGTTCGTCAAGTGCTTCGAGGCGGGGGTGCTGGTCCGCTTCACCGGCGACATCCTCGCGTTCTCGCCGCCGCTGATCGTCAGCGAAGAAGAGATCGCGCGGATCTTCGACACCGTGCGCAGCGTGCTCGCGACGGTGCAGTAA
- a CDS encoding NAD(P)/FAD-dependent oxidoreductase, whose amino-acid sequence MTDAATVHAQPDIAEPQQPIETDALIVGAGPVGLFQVFELGLLEIRAHVVDSLPKVGGQCVELYPDKPIYDIPAVPVCTGRELVDSLMAQIEPFGATFHLGEEVQTVEHRRDGRFNVSTSKGTRFVANTVFIAAGVGSFQPRTLKVAGIERYRDSQLFYRVRAPEQFRDKEVVVCGGGDSALDWALDLVDIAQSVTLLHRREGFRAAPASVAKMRVLCEAWRMQSITGQVTGFDDDNGLLKRIKVTGGDGITRSLELDCLLVFFGLSPQLGPIARWGIDVERRQIPVDTASFETNVPGIFAVGDVNTYPGKKKLILSGFHEAALAAYGAAHHVFPERRIHVEYTTTSTRLHKVLGVESPVFD is encoded by the coding sequence ATGACCGATGCCGCCACGGTCCACGCCCAGCCCGATATTGCCGAACCGCAACAGCCCATCGAAACCGACGCGCTGATCGTCGGCGCCGGGCCGGTCGGCCTCTTCCAGGTGTTCGAACTGGGCCTGCTCGAAATCCGCGCGCACGTCGTCGATTCGCTGCCGAAGGTCGGCGGCCAGTGCGTCGAACTCTATCCGGACAAGCCGATCTACGACATTCCCGCCGTTCCCGTCTGTACCGGCCGCGAACTCGTCGATTCGCTGATGGCGCAGATCGAGCCGTTCGGTGCAACGTTTCATCTCGGCGAAGAAGTGCAGACCGTCGAGCACCGCCGCGACGGCCGCTTCAACGTGTCGACCAGCAAAGGCACGCGTTTCGTCGCGAATACGGTTTTCATCGCGGCGGGCGTCGGTTCGTTCCAGCCGCGCACGCTGAAGGTCGCCGGCATCGAGCGTTACCGCGACAGCCAGTTGTTCTACCGCGTGCGCGCGCCGGAGCAGTTCCGCGACAAGGAGGTGGTCGTCTGCGGCGGCGGCGATTCCGCGCTCGACTGGGCGCTCGATCTCGTCGACATCGCACAGAGCGTGACGTTGCTGCACCGGCGCGAAGGCTTTCGCGCGGCGCCCGCGTCGGTCGCGAAGATGCGCGTGTTGTGCGAGGCGTGGCGGATGCAGTCGATCACCGGCCAGGTGACCGGCTTCGACGACGACAACGGCTTGCTGAAGCGCATCAAGGTGACGGGCGGCGACGGCATCACGCGTTCGCTCGAACTGGACTGCCTGCTGGTGTTTTTCGGCCTGTCGCCGCAGCTCGGCCCGATCGCGCGCTGGGGCATCGACGTCGAGCGCCGGCAGATACCGGTCGATACCGCGTCGTTCGAGACCAACGTGCCGGGCATCTTCGCGGTCGGCGACGTGAACACGTATCCGGGCAAGAAGAAGCTGATCCTGTCCGGCTTCCACGAGGCGGCGCTCGCCGCGTACGGGGCCGCGCATCACGTGTTTCCGGAGCGCCGGATACACGTCGAGTACACGACGACCAGCACGCGGCTGCACAAGGTGCTCGGCGTCGAGTCGCCGGTTTTCGATTAG
- a CDS encoding MFS transporter, with product MATAPRTLDVQQFIDERRFSPYQWFILALCFLIVATDGFDTAAIGFVAPSLGQEWHVGKAALGPVMSAALVGLAIGALASGPLADRIGRKRVLVGSVVTFALFSVGCAFASSVTELGLLRLATGIGLGAAMPNATTLMSEYAPARKRSFLVNTMFCGFTVGSSAGGLVAAALIPGYGWRSVFIAGGVLPLVLSVVLIGLPESLRFMVLRGWPAERIAAVLRRIAPRESFDGARFALPEEPSLQKQSGASIVLSSRFRSGTLLLWITYFSGLLVYYLLTSWLPTLIRDTGFTVREAALVTALFPLGGGIGAIGVGWLMDRFEPHRVIAVTYVLTGIFVWLVGRQSDSLAWLAAITFVAGVCMNGAQSSLPTLAAAFYPTSGRATGVAWMLGVGRFGGIFGAFSGGLLLQANFGFGTIFAMLAAPSLVAAGALLAKRAVSLRDAREPDARGVA from the coding sequence ATGGCCACCGCCCCGCGCACGCTCGACGTGCAGCAGTTCATCGATGAACGGCGTTTCTCGCCGTATCAATGGTTCATTCTTGCGCTGTGTTTTCTGATCGTCGCGACCGATGGGTTCGACACCGCCGCGATCGGCTTCGTCGCGCCGTCGCTCGGGCAGGAGTGGCACGTCGGCAAGGCCGCGCTCGGGCCGGTGATGAGCGCGGCGCTGGTCGGCCTCGCGATCGGCGCGCTCGCGTCCGGACCGCTGGCCGACCGGATCGGCCGCAAGCGCGTGCTGGTCGGCTCGGTCGTCACGTTCGCGCTGTTCAGCGTCGGCTGCGCGTTCGCCAGCTCGGTGACGGAACTTGGGCTGCTGCGCCTCGCGACCGGCATCGGCCTCGGCGCGGCGATGCCGAACGCCACGACGCTGATGTCCGAATACGCGCCGGCGCGCAAACGCTCGTTTCTGGTGAACACGATGTTCTGCGGGTTCACCGTCGGTTCGTCGGCCGGCGGTCTCGTCGCGGCCGCGCTGATTCCGGGCTACGGCTGGCGCAGCGTGTTCATCGCGGGCGGCGTGCTGCCGCTCGTGTTGAGCGTCGTGCTGATCGGGCTGCCGGAATCGCTGCGTTTCATGGTGCTGCGCGGCTGGCCGGCCGAACGCATCGCGGCGGTGCTGCGCCGGATCGCGCCGCGCGAGTCGTTCGACGGCGCGCGTTTCGCGTTGCCCGAGGAGCCTTCGCTGCAGAAGCAGTCGGGCGCGTCGATCGTGCTGTCGTCGCGCTTTCGCAGCGGCACGCTGCTGCTGTGGATCACGTATTTCTCCGGGCTGCTCGTTTATTACCTGCTGACCAGCTGGCTGCCGACGCTGATTCGCGACACGGGTTTCACCGTGCGCGAGGCCGCGCTCGTGACCGCGTTGTTTCCGCTCGGCGGCGGCATCGGCGCAATCGGCGTCGGCTGGCTGATGGACCGCTTCGAGCCGCATCGCGTGATCGCCGTTACGTACGTCCTCACCGGTATTTTCGTGTGGCTCGTCGGCCGGCAGTCGGACAGCCTCGCGTGGCTCGCGGCGATTACGTTCGTGGCCGGCGTCTGCATGAACGGCGCGCAGTCGTCGCTGCCGACGCTCGCCGCCGCGTTTTATCCGACGAGCGGACGCGCGACCGGCGTCGCGTGGATGCTCGGCGTGGGCCGCTTCGGCGGGATCTTCGGCGCGTTTTCCGGCGGCCTGCTGCTACAGGCGAACTTCGGCTTCGGCACGATCTTCGCGATGCTCGCGGCGCCGTCGCTCGTCGCGGCCGGCGCGCTGCTCGCCAAGCGCGCGGTTAGCCTGCGCGACGCGCGGGAGCCGGACGCGCGCGGCGTCGCGTAA
- a CDS encoding multidrug efflux MFS transporter, producing the protein MNTRVEETVSPHDSVNRHWQRNLVVCLFGSFTTIVAMTVMLPFLPLYVEELGVHGHAAIVQWSGIAYSAAFFTAALVAPLWGRLGDRYGRKPMLVRASLGMALTMSLIGMSRNIWQLVALRLVVGFAGGYSSGSTILVATQTPRDRSAWALGVLSSGIMAGNLIGPLVGGSLPPLIGIRGTFWLAGGVIFIAFVATCLLVKEEPRRQSITTRAAGRWAAIPDKRPVVAMLATGLLLMLANMSIEPIITVYVATLVDRPERVTIVAGFAMSAAALGSILSASRLGRLADRIGHGRVIVGAMGVAALLLVPQAFVTAGWQLVALRFLMGVALGGLLPCIAAVIRHNTPDQIAGSVLGYSVSAQFAGQVLGPLAGGFVGGHLGMRAVFLGTSVLMLAGAAYTWRALGLRRGHG; encoded by the coding sequence ATGAACACCCGCGTCGAAGAGACCGTTTCCCCGCACGATTCCGTCAACCGCCACTGGCAGCGCAACCTCGTGGTGTGCCTGTTCGGCTCGTTCACGACGATCGTCGCGATGACGGTGATGCTGCCGTTCCTGCCGCTGTACGTCGAGGAACTCGGCGTGCACGGCCACGCGGCGATCGTCCAGTGGTCGGGCATCGCGTACAGCGCGGCGTTCTTCACGGCGGCGCTGGTCGCGCCGCTGTGGGGCCGCCTCGGCGACCGCTACGGCCGCAAGCCGATGCTGGTGCGCGCGAGCCTCGGCATGGCGCTCACGATGTCGCTGATCGGCATGTCCCGCAACATCTGGCAACTGGTCGCGCTGCGGCTCGTGGTCGGTTTCGCGGGCGGTTATTCGTCCGGCTCGACGATCCTCGTCGCGACGCAGACGCCGCGCGACCGCTCCGCATGGGCGCTCGGCGTGCTGTCGTCGGGGATCATGGCCGGCAACCTGATCGGCCCGCTCGTCGGCGGCTCGCTGCCGCCGCTGATCGGCATCCGCGGCACGTTCTGGCTCGCAGGCGGGGTGATCTTCATCGCGTTCGTCGCGACCTGTCTGCTCGTGAAGGAGGAGCCGCGCCGGCAGTCGATCACGACCCGCGCGGCCGGCCGCTGGGCCGCGATCCCGGACAAGCGCCCGGTCGTCGCGATGCTCGCGACCGGCCTGCTGCTGATGCTCGCGAACATGTCGATCGAGCCGATCATCACCGTGTACGTCGCGACGCTCGTCGATCGCCCGGAGCGCGTGACGATCGTCGCGGGTTTCGCAATGTCGGCGGCGGCGCTCGGCAGCATCCTGTCCGCGTCGCGGCTCGGCCGGCTCGCGGACCGCATCGGCCACGGGCGCGTGATTGTCGGCGCGATGGGCGTGGCCGCGCTGCTGCTCGTGCCGCAGGCGTTCGTGACGGCCGGCTGGCAGCTCGTCGCGCTGCGCTTCCTGATGGGCGTCGCGCTCGGCGGGCTGCTGCCGTGCATCGCGGCCGTGATCCGCCACAACACGCCGGACCAGATCGCCGGCTCGGTGCTTGGTTATTCGGTGTCCGCACAGTTCGCGGGGCAGGTGCTCGGGCCGCTCGCGGGCGGTTTCGTCGGCGGCCATCTCGGGATGCGCGCGGTGTTTCTCGGCACGAGCGTGCTGATGCTCGCGGGCGCCGCCTATACGTGGCGCGCACTCGGGCTGCGCCGCGGCCACGGATGA
- the pcaC gene encoding 4-carboxymuconolactone decarboxylase, with the protein MNEDERYEGGLKVRRAVLGDAHVDRSIANRNALTEEFQALITRYAWGEIWTREGLPRHTRSLLTIAMMIALNRSEELALHLRAAKNNGVTRDQIKEVLMQAAIYCGVPAANSAFHLADKIFREEDGAQG; encoded by the coding sequence ATGAACGAAGACGAACGCTACGAAGGCGGGCTGAAGGTGCGTCGCGCGGTGCTCGGCGACGCGCACGTCGATCGCTCGATTGCGAACCGCAACGCGCTGACCGAGGAATTCCAGGCGCTGATTACGCGTTATGCGTGGGGCGAGATCTGGACGCGCGAGGGCCTGCCGCGCCATACGCGCAGCCTGCTGACGATCGCGATGATGATCGCGCTGAACCGCAGTGAGGAACTGGCGCTGCATCTGCGCGCGGCGAAGAACAACGGCGTCACGCGCGACCAGATCAAGGAAGTACTGATGCAGGCCGCGATCTATTGCGGCGTGCCGGCCGCGAACTCGGCCTTCCATCTGGCCGACAAGATCTTCCGCGAAGAGGACGGCGCGCAGGGCTGA
- a CDS encoding LysE family translocator: MSFDFLGALPAGILFALVTTITPGPNNTMLLASGVNFGFRRTVPHILGISAGVVLLMLSVGFGLGEAFRRVPGLYTALEAASVAYLLYLAWKIGTSGELKVRSGDHRPMRFHEAIAFQWINPKAWMMVLTAATTIRMTADFGTNTLLMAVLFYVVGLPCICLWAAFGTGVRRFLSNPFRLRAFNVGMALSLVVSMYPLAAHLAKG, encoded by the coding sequence ATGTCGTTCGATTTCCTCGGCGCGCTGCCCGCCGGCATCCTGTTCGCGCTCGTCACCACGATCACGCCCGGCCCCAACAACACGATGCTGCTCGCGTCCGGCGTCAACTTCGGCTTTCGCCGCACCGTGCCGCACATCCTCGGGATCAGCGCGGGCGTCGTGCTGCTGATGCTGTCGGTCGGCTTCGGCCTCGGCGAAGCGTTCCGCCGCGTGCCGGGCCTCTATACCGCGCTCGAAGCGGCGAGCGTCGCGTATCTGCTGTACCTCGCATGGAAGATCGGCACGTCCGGCGAACTGAAGGTGCGCAGCGGCGACCACCGGCCGATGCGCTTTCACGAGGCGATCGCGTTCCAGTGGATCAACCCGAAGGCGTGGATGATGGTGCTGACCGCCGCGACGACGATCCGCATGACCGCCGACTTCGGCACGAACACGCTGCTGATGGCGGTGCTGTTCTACGTGGTCGGGCTGCCGTGCATCTGCCTGTGGGCCGCGTTCGGCACCGGCGTGCGGCGGTTTCTGTCGAATCCGTTCCGGCTTCGGGCGTTCAATGTGGGGATGGCGCTGTCGCTCGTCGTGTCGATGTATCCGCTGGCGGCGCATCTGGCGAAGGGTTAA
- the pcaD gene encoding 3-oxoadipate enol-lactonase: protein MPYAAVNGTKLYYRIDGAADSNAPWLVLSNSLGTDVSMWAPQVPEFAKHFRVLRYDTRGHGRSDAPKGPYTIGQLTGDVIGLLDQLGIARAHFVGLSMGGLTGVGLGARYAARIDRLVLCNTAAKIGSPQVWEPRAERARNEGMAGLADAVPQRWFTPAFIEREPLVIAQLRDNLAHTDNEGYASNCDAINAADLRGEASSIKAPTLVISSTHDLAATPAQGRELAESIDGARYVELGVSHISNIEAAETFTGIVRDFLLESK from the coding sequence ATGCCTTACGCAGCAGTAAACGGCACGAAGCTGTATTACCGGATCGACGGCGCGGCGGACAGCAATGCACCGTGGCTCGTGTTGTCGAATTCGCTCGGCACCGACGTGTCGATGTGGGCGCCGCAGGTGCCGGAGTTCGCCAAGCACTTCCGCGTGCTGCGCTACGACACGCGCGGCCACGGCCGCTCGGATGCGCCGAAGGGGCCGTACACGATCGGGCAGTTGACCGGCGACGTGATCGGCCTGCTGGATCAGCTCGGGATCGCGCGCGCGCATTTCGTCGGGCTGTCGATGGGCGGCCTGACCGGCGTTGGTCTCGGCGCACGTTACGCTGCGCGGATCGATCGCCTCGTGCTGTGCAACACCGCCGCGAAGATCGGCTCGCCGCAGGTGTGGGAGCCGCGTGCGGAACGCGCGCGCAACGAAGGGATGGCGGGGCTCGCGGACGCGGTGCCGCAACGCTGGTTCACGCCCGCGTTCATCGAGCGCGAGCCGCTGGTGATCGCTCAACTGCGCGACAACCTCGCGCATACCGACAACGAAGGTTACGCGTCGAACTGCGATGCGATCAACGCGGCGGACCTGCGCGGCGAGGCGTCGTCGATCAAGGCGCCGACGCTCGTGATCTCCAGCACCCACGACCTCGCGGCGACGCCGGCGCAAGGCCGCGAACTCGCGGAGTCGATCGACGGCGCGCGCTATGTCGAACTGGGCGTGTCGCATATCTCGAACATCGAGGCCGCTGAAACGTTTACCGGCATCGTGCGCGACTTTCTGCTGGAGTCGAAATGA
- a CDS encoding molybdopterin-dependent oxidoreductase: protein MNKRQFLTGAALLGAAASPAFAASHAKRAACAASPVLLTVSGTIDRHNRGPLDPTFDRLLDKQMVRFPAAYAFDYPTLASLPAVTIEPTLEYDAKPHRLSGPLLTDVLRHVGAHDAPGNQIMLRAIDGYAAATTFRDARDWNFIVATHMDGAPLALGGLGPLWALYDADRLPAFAAKPLKERFEACPWALYHVAVVAA, encoded by the coding sequence ATGAACAAACGCCAGTTCCTGACGGGCGCCGCGCTGCTCGGCGCGGCCGCTTCGCCCGCGTTCGCCGCGTCGCACGCGAAACGCGCCGCGTGCGCGGCGTCGCCGGTGCTGCTGACCGTGAGCGGCACGATCGACCGCCACAATCGCGGGCCGCTCGACCCGACGTTCGACCGCCTGCTCGACAAGCAGATGGTCCGCTTCCCGGCCGCCTATGCGTTCGACTATCCGACGCTCGCGAGCCTGCCGGCCGTCACGATCGAGCCGACGCTCGAATACGACGCGAAACCGCACCGGCTGAGCGGGCCGCTGCTGACCGACGTGCTCCGGCACGTGGGTGCGCACGACGCGCCCGGCAATCAGATCATGCTGCGCGCGATCGACGGTTATGCGGCCGCGACGACGTTCCGCGACGCGCGCGACTGGAACTTCATCGTCGCGACGCACATGGACGGCGCGCCGCTCGCGCTCGGCGGACTCGGCCCGCTGTGGGCGCTGTACGACGCGGACCGCCTTCCTGCGTTCGCCGCGAAGCCGCTGAAGGAACGCTTCGAGGCGTGTCCGTGGGCGCTTTATCACGTGGCGGTCGTCGCGGCATAA
- a CDS encoding aminotransferase-like domain-containing protein produces the protein MIDLQLERGRRAAPTLVEQLVRAFSQAIETQSLRAGALLPSVRQLAQAHALSTYTVNEAYTRLVSMGLVVARRGSGYRVAQRGPAARVAVTGWQPPTLTATWLLSDVFADHSVPIKAGCGWLPGEWINESGLHHALRATSRVPAVRLGDYGHPYGFAPLRERIAAQLDRHGLPVEVSNVLLTQGATQGLDLIVRTLLRAGDAVLVEDPGYCNLLQILKLAGLTVHGVPRTPAGLDIDVLEQQIAAHAPKAIFVNTSLQNPTGATFTMANAFRLLQIAERRRLWVVEDDVSRELAPAGAPLFAAMEGLQRVLYVGGFSKTVTPSLRCGYVVAERDVLRELARAKMAVGLTSSETIERIVDKVLLEGRYARHVEQVNERLKAAHATVEERLDSLGLDVFHRPRAGLFIWAKLPVEPARAAEIATAALGDGIWLAPGSYFRPDDEPSAWFRFNAPYSTDDALWRFIGRVK, from the coding sequence ATGATCGATCTTCAACTCGAACGCGGCCGCCGAGCCGCGCCGACGCTCGTCGAGCAGCTGGTCCGCGCGTTTTCGCAGGCCATCGAAACGCAGTCGCTGCGCGCCGGCGCGCTGCTGCCGTCGGTGCGGCAGCTCGCGCAGGCCCATGCGCTGTCGACCTATACGGTGAACGAGGCGTACACGCGGCTCGTGTCGATGGGCCTCGTCGTCGCGCGGCGCGGCTCCGGCTATCGCGTCGCGCAGCGCGGGCCGGCCGCGCGCGTCGCCGTGACCGGCTGGCAGCCGCCGACGCTGACCGCGACGTGGCTGCTGTCCGACGTGTTCGCGGACCATTCGGTGCCGATCAAGGCCGGCTGCGGCTGGCTGCCGGGCGAGTGGATCAACGAGTCCGGGCTGCATCACGCGCTGCGCGCGACGAGCCGCGTGCCGGCCGTGCGGCTCGGCGACTACGGCCATCCGTACGGCTTCGCGCCGCTGCGCGAGCGGATCGCCGCGCAACTGGACCGCCACGGGCTGCCGGTCGAGGTGTCGAACGTGCTGCTCACGCAGGGCGCGACGCAGGGGCTGGACCTGATCGTGCGCACGCTGCTGCGCGCGGGCGACGCCGTGCTGGTCGAGGACCCCGGCTACTGCAACCTGCTGCAGATCCTGAAGCTCGCGGGCCTGACCGTGCATGGCGTGCCGCGCACGCCGGCCGGCCTCGACATCGACGTGCTCGAACAGCAGATCGCCGCGCACGCGCCGAAGGCGATCTTCGTGAACACGTCGTTGCAGAACCCGACCGGCGCGACGTTCACGATGGCGAACGCGTTCCGCCTGTTGCAGATCGCGGAGCGGCGCCGGCTGTGGGTGGTCGAGGACGACGTGAGCCGCGAACTCGCGCCGGCCGGCGCGCCGCTGTTCGCCGCGATGGAAGGGTTGCAGCGCGTGCTGTATGTCGGCGGGTTTTCGAAGACGGTCACGCCGTCGCTGCGCTGCGGCTATGTGGTGGCCGAGCGCGACGTGCTGCGCGAACTCGCGCGCGCGAAGATGGCGGTCGGCCTCACGTCGTCGGAGACGATCGAGCGGATCGTCGACAAGGTGCTGCTCGAAGGCCGTTATGCGCGCCACGTCGAGCAGGTGAACGAACGGTTGAAGGCCGCGCACGCGACCGTCGAGGAGCGGCTGGATTCGCTCGGCCTCGACGTGTTTCACCGGCCGCGCGCGGGGCTGTTCATCTGGGCGAAGCTGCCGGTCGAGCCGGCGCGCGCGGCGGAGATCGCGACGGCCGCGCTCGGCGACGGCATCTGGCTCGCGCCGGGCTCTTACTTCCGGCCCGACGACGAGCCGAGCGCATGGTTCAGGTTCAACGCGCCGTATTCGACGGACGACGCGTTGTGGCGGTTCATCGGGCGGGTGAAATGA
- a CDS encoding DUF6496 domain-containing protein, translating to MPERKTMERAREAKREGKAPGTQAGAFVKEEIDHVREGRHGVRSAKQAVAIGLSKARRAGVAVKPPPAGSASAKKAGASAGKTAAKKPAAKKTATKKPATKAATAKKSSAKATSAKKTAAKRTTSARTTSAHHSASTESTAKRARAATGALKRESGAGASKTALSKQAKSAASRRPASSRSAAAKQASRTKGHAARSAAAKKAAHTRAARSHH from the coding sequence ATGCCGGAAAGGAAAACCATGGAACGCGCACGCGAAGCGAAGCGCGAGGGCAAGGCGCCGGGTACGCAGGCCGGCGCGTTCGTGAAGGAAGAGATCGACCACGTGCGCGAGGGCCGGCACGGCGTGCGATCCGCGAAACAGGCGGTCGCGATTGGGCTGTCGAAGGCGCGGCGCGCGGGTGTGGCGGTGAAGCCGCCGCCGGCCGGCAGCGCGAGCGCGAAGAAGGCCGGCGCGTCGGCGGGCAAGACGGCGGCGAAGAAGCCGGCCGCGAAGAAAACGGCTACGAAGAAGCCTGCGACGAAGGCCGCGACCGCGAAGAAGTCCTCGGCAAAGGCAACGTCAGCGAAAAAGACCGCGGCAAAGCGCACGACGTCCGCCAGGACGACTTCAGCGCATCACAGCGCGAGCACCGAATCGACGGCGAAGCGCGCCCGCGCGGCCACCGGCGCGCTGAAGCGCGAGAGCGGGGCGGGGGCGAGCAAGACCGCGCTGTCGAAGCAGGCGAAGAGCGCCGCGAGCCGCCGCCCGGCGTCGAGCCGTTCGGCCGCCGCAAAGCAGGCGTCGCGCACGAAGGGTCATGCGGCGCGGTCGGCGGCCGCAAAAAAGGCGGCCCATACCCGGGCCGCCCGTTCGCATCATTGA